ACGTAGGGATGTACAGTGGTTCTTGAAAGCGGCATCCACCCTCCTCCGGTGATGTTGCTATTTTTGATCATATGTTTCATAATTTATTGAAATTTCATTAACAAAATGACCAATGAACTTCAACCTGGTCAGCTACGCGATCTTCTTCCCCGCGATGGTGGCGATAACAGTTGTAGTTGCACAGGTTTGCCACAAACATGGTCGCGTATGGATGTTGCGGATCTTCGACAATGAAACTGAATTCGTAGATGCGGTGAACAACGTGCTATTGGTAGGCTGTTACATCGTGAACTTCGGATATGTAGCGCTCGTGTTAAGCGCTTGGGAGACCATCAACAGTGCGCAAGAAATGATAAGTACGCTGGGCCAACACGTTGCCTTGATCCTCTATGGTCTAGCCGGCCTCCACTACACCAACATTACGACCCTCTTCATTTGGGCACATTCTAAGAAAAGCAAACATGCCGATCATGAGCGGCGAAGCTTACATAACGCAGCGATCATGAGCGCTGCTGACACGAAATAACCAAGACAATGGAAAATAAGTTCATCCTCGCGTACATGGTCTACCTGACCATAACAATGGGCCTAACGCTTTATGTGGCGCGCACCCTGTTCCGCAATGCACGAGTATTCATGCTCGATATTTTCAATGGCAAAGAAGACATTGCGCACAGCACCAATAAACTGTTCGAGGTCGGGTTCTATCTGCTTAACATCGGCTTCGCGATGAAGATCTTGAAGATCGACCATTACTACCGCGATGTGGCTTTTGGTTATCAGGCAATGGTCGAGGTACTCGCCAGCAAGATCGGCGGGTTCAGCATCTATCTTGGGATCATGCTGTTCTTCAACCTATTCCTGTTCTTTCGGGGCCGGAGAAAAAGCAGAGAACATCGTCCGTTGCCACCTGCAATTCCCCATGTTGAAACTCCAAAACGCTAACCCATGAAAAGCAAGAGGAAGATCATCCTTGCAGGTGGTACAGGCACCATGGGCAAGATCCTGCAACAGCATTTTGCTGAACTAGGCTACGACGTGGTCGTGCTGTCGCGAAGCCCGAAGACGAAAAGTGCAACGGGGATACGCCACATGCATTGGGATGCAAGCTCAATTGGCCCCTGGGCAAAGGAACTGGAATCCGCCAAAGCCGTTATCAATTTGGCCGGCCGCAGTGTGGACTGCAGGTATACAGCAAAGAACAAAGCCTTGATCCTGAACAGTCGTGTTAATGCCACCCGCGTATTAGGCGATGCCATAGCCGCATGTACGACCCCGCCCGAAACGTGGATCAACTTGAGCAGCGCCACCGTGTACCGACATGCTGAAGACCGACCACAAGATGAATTCACCGGCGAATTGGGTACGGATTTCAGTCCGGGAATTGTAAAGGCCTGGGAGAAGGAATTCTTCTGTCATACACTAAAAGGCGTGCGCCAAGTCGCGGTGCGCAGTGCGATCGTATTGAGCAACCAAGGCGGAGCGTGGCCCATGTACGTAGGCATAACAAAAGCGGGGTTGGGCGGGGCGCATGGTAGCGGGAACCAATTCGTGAGCTGGATACATGAAGAAGATGTGAAGCATTTTTTCAACTGGATCATAGACACGCCTACTGTGGAAGGCATCATCGATCTTGCATCACCGAACCCTTTGCCACAACGTGCATTCATGGAGCAGATCCGCCAGCATACAAAGCCCATCTTCCATATCAATGCACCGGTTTGGATGTTAACTATCGGTGCCTTCTTTATGGGCACGGAAACCGAGTTGATCCTGAAAAGTCGACAAGTAATTCCGACCAAAGCACTACAACTTGGTTACATCTTCAAGCACGCGCATATCGGTGGCGCAATGACCCAATTGTTCACTGAACAGCTATCAAAATGACCACCATCTTACACCTCCTACACTGCGATGGATGCACGGACAAACTGCATTACCAGCGCAATATTTCCGCGCTTGCACTAGCAAAAGCCTTTGCAGACCTGTTCATTATCTCATTGGTCCCGGATCTTGGCATACAGCATGTGATCAAGAGCTGGGTCAACCCCTTTGCATTGATCGGACCATGGCTTGCCAATGCACTACCCCTCGCCCTCTGCCTAAGCACATTCGCCTTCTTCGCCGGTTTTGTTTGGAACAGTGCACACCGTGCTCGGGATATTGGCTGGGTACACTGGAGCGGGTTGATCGCTGTTATCCCATTCATGAATGTGTTGTTTACCGTTGTACTTTTTGTACGGCCAAGCAAAAAGCACTCGGTTTGGGATCTGGTATGAAACGAGGGGAACGCCTGATTCCTTGAAGCTTGGCTGCCATTTCCTAGGAACGATCAATACAGCCTAAATTGCGGGCCAGACCAGTACAAGGACCAGTAAAACCGATGCCTAAGAATTCCTTCCGTTCATGGTCGTTCCTGATCTCACTGTTATACGCAACATGCGGAACCAACGCCCAGAACGCCAGCTACAACATCCTAAAAGGCGGCGATGTGATCGGGAATATTCAAGCAACGCGTAAGGTGTCAGGAGATCGCACTTATTACAGCATGATCTCCAATTCCGAGTTCAGCATTCTCTGGAAGAATACCGTGCAAAGCACCACTATCACGGAGTATCATAGGAAGACGATCACCAGTTGCGGAGCACATATGCGGATCAATGGAGAAATGCGCGACAGCAGCCGTATGACGCTAGTAGGAGCCGAGGCACATTGCTATGTACACCCCAGGAACCATTTCATACACAACGGCACTGTTGAATGGACCACCGCCCGGATGTATTACGAGGAACCCATTGGACAGCCCATGATCTTTGTTGAAAGTGTGATGGGATACTGTCCTATGGAGACCACTGGAAAGGGAACCTATAAACTCACATTACCGGAAGGCAAAGTGAACCATTACACCTATGTTGGTGGCATTCTTCAGGAGGTGTTGGTGATCAGATCCCTATTCGATCTGGTTTTTCGTAGGGTATGATAACTCCACTACACGGCAGTTCATGTCTGAGCGATCATTCTCAGCACACCGCTCCTAACGCTCCCCCGCCGTTCGTGTAACCACGGGAAACGCTACGGGCACATCCGGTAATTTCGTACCCGTTCCACTAGCACTATGATCAAGCTCACCGGCATTCGGAAGTCCTACCAGATGGGTAGCAATACCTTGGAGGTTCTCAAAGGCATTGACCTGACAATAAAAAAGGGGGAATTGGTAAGTATCATGGGCAGTTCAGGTTCCGGCAAAAGCACCTTGCTGAACATCATCGGGATCCTGGACAACTTGGACAGTGGCACCTATTTGCTGGACGGAATGCCCATTGTGGATCTTACAGAGACCAGAGCCGCACAGATCCGAAGTCAATATATCGGCTTCGTATTCCAGAGCTTCAATCTTATTGCATTCAAGAACGCTTGGGAGAATGTTGCCTTGCCCCTCTATTACCAGAAAGTGAGCAGAAAGATCAGGCAGGAAAAAGCATATGATATGCTCGAAAAGGTGGGGCTGCGTGATTGGGCTGGGCACATGCCGAATGAGCTTAGTGGTGGTCAAAAACAGCGTGTTGCAATTGCACGTGCGTTGATCAGCGATCCAAAGCTCATCTTAGCGGATGAGCCCACTGGAGCGTTGGATAGCACCACTAGTTCGGATGTTATGGCCCAACTGATCCGCGTGAATAAGGAACTGGGCATTACCGTTGTGATCGTTACCCACGAGCGAGAGATCGCTAATATGACGGATCGCTTGATCTATTTAAAGGACGGTTTGATCGAAAGCCACAACGCGTTGATCCAATAAGACATGTTCGACCGGGATAAATGGCAAGAGATCTTCGACACGATGAGCAAGAACAAATTGCGCACCGTGTTGACCGGTTTCAGTGTATTCTGGGGTATAGCGGTATTGGTCCTGCTCCTTGGACTGGCTGCCGGACTCGGCAATGGCTTTTCTTACAACTTCCGGAATACGGCGATGAACTCCATCAGTATATGGGGCGGTGAAACGAGCAAGATCTACAAAGGTCTACCACCGAACCGGGAAATACAGTTGGACATGGGCGATATCCGTGCGCTGAAGAACATAGTGCCCGGAGTGATCGATGTAAGCGGTGAATTCCGACTATGGCGTGGACGAAGCCAACTGAATTATGGTAAGAACTATGGCAACTTTACCATTAAGGGAATACAACCCAATTACCAAGCGTTGGAACGTCAGGTGGTTACCAGCGGGCGTTTCATCAATGAAGTGGACCAGAACGAAACACGCAAAGTGATCGTCATGGCACAAGATGCCGTTGAAGCGTTATTCAAGAAAGAAGATCCGATCCACAAATGGGTACAAGTAAATGGCATACCCTTCGAAGTGGTGGGGATCTACAAGTTTGAAAGTGAAGGTCGAGGAGGCAACAACCAAAGCAGTTCAGTTTTCATTCCACTTAGTGCAGCCCAAAAAGTGTTCCATGCGGATGACAAGGTGGATCGTATCGTTTTCAGTTTTGCGGATGCTTCGGAATTGGGATCCAAACAAGCAGAAAGCCGTGCGATCGCGGTTCTCTCTGGTCGGCACCAATTCGACCCGAAGGACGATCGCGCTCTATATATAGACAACAACGTGGAGAACCTGTCCATGTTCAACGAGATCTTCGGCGGTATAAACTGGTTCACGATCTTCATTGGTCTGGGCACCATCATCGCCGGTATCGTTGGTGTAAGCAACATCATGCTGATCGTTGTAAAAGACCGTACACGTGAGATCGGTATCCGAAAAGCATTGGGTGCTACGCCCATGAACGTGATCTCCCAAGTGATCATGGAAGCCATATTCGTAACGGGTGTATTCGGGTTCTTCGGTCTGTTCTTCGGCTTTATGCTGATCGAAGGCCTAGCGACAGCTATTCCCGGAAGTGAGATGTTCCGGGATCCCGAGGTAAAGCTCAGTGTAGCTGTTGGAGCATTACTACTGTTAGTACTTGCTGGGGCCATAGCAGGTTGGATCCCTGCACGCATTGCAGCAAACGTTCGGCCTATTGAGGCCTTAAGAGACGAGTGATGTTCGATAGCGACCGTTGGAATGAAATATGGAACACCATCAGCCGGAATAAGCTGAGGAGTGCGCTTACCATGTTCGGCGTGTCCTGGGGGATCTTCATGCTCATGGTGATGTTGGGCATGGGCAAAGCGTTGGAGAGGGGTGTACAAAAAGGATTCGATGGGTGGGCCACCAACAGCATGTTCCTATGGACGCAATCCACTAGTATGCCCTATGCAGGATTCAAGCGCGGTCGCCGATTCAACTTCAACAACAGCGATATAGAAGCGATCAAAGCCAATATCCCAAAAGCCGATATAGTTGCACCCCGCCTGCAGCTTGGTGGCTGGCAGGGTGCCAATAACGTAACCTACGAAGGCCGCACAGGAGCGTTCAACATATACGGTGATGTTCCGGAGATCATACAGATCCAAGCGGTTGAAATGCCCCGTGGCAGATTCATCAATAGCAAGGACAATCACGAGAACAGGAAGGTGTGCGTAGTTGGTCCGGAAGTGGTCAAGGTATTGTTCGAAGGTGATGATCCTGTTGGGCATTTCATTAAGATACAAGGCGTGTATTTTCAAGTGATCGGCGAATACAAACCCAAAGCGAGCGGCGACATGGGTGAGAACAAGGATGCCAATATCCATATCCCCTTCCTCACTTTCCAGAAAGCCTTCAACAGCATGGATGAAGTGCATTGGTTCAGCATAACCGGTAAGCCGGGTGTGGAGGTCTCTGAGATCGATAAAGAAGCAAAAGCACTGATGGCAAAACGCCACAAAGTGGACCCGAACGACGTGCTGGCCTTCGGAAGTTGGAACATGCAGGAGACCTTTGGCATGATGAACATGTTATTCGTTGCCATAGCATTCATAAGTTGGCTGGTCGGTACACTAACATTGGTAGCCGGTGTGATCGGTATAAGCAACATCATGCTCGTGAATGTGAAGGAGCGCACCAAGGAGATAGGTATCCGCAGAAGTATTGGGGCCAGCCCTGCGAATATTCGCACGCAGATCATTCTGGAAGCAGTATCACTCACCTTTTTCGCTGGCGTGCTTGGTATGATGGCCGGCACGTTGGTTTTGGAGGGCGTTGTTCTTCTGGATATCCAAAGCGATTTTTTCTCACCACCTGGTGCTAACATTACCGTTGCAGCAGTGGCTTTATTGATCTTGATCGTATGCGGACTTTTCGCTGGGCTTGTGCCTGCGCAACGCGCACTACAGATCAAAGCCGTGGATGCCCTAAGAACAGATAAGTAAGAAGTTGACACATGAAACGAAAGATCTTTTTGATATTCCTCGCACTATCGTTCATCGGCATGATGGGCTGGTTGATCAGTAAGGAAATGACACCACCGGAAGTGTATGAGATCGTGAAGCCGGAGAAACGCACGATCCAGAAAAAAACCGTAGCCAATGGCAGTGTTGTTCCACGGTTCGAGATCATGATAAAACCCACCGTAAGCGGTATCATTACGGAATTAATGGTAGAAGCTGGGGATGTTGTGAAGAAAGGCGATGTGCTGGCCAAGATCCAGATCGTACCGGACATGATCTCGCTCAGCTCATCCGAAAGTCGCGTGCGGCAAGCCCGGATCAGCGTTGAGAATGCGCAGCTAAATTTCGATCGCAACAAACCGTTGTTCGACAAAGGCGTTATCGCACAAGCAGAAATGGACCAGTTCCGTCTGGCACTGAACAATGCGCAGGAAGATCAACGTGGCGCGGAAGACAATCTGAGCGTGGTGCGTGAAGGCATTAGCAAAAGCAGTGGCAGCAGCAGCAACACATTGGTGCGAAGTACCATTGATGGAATGGTATTGGATGTGCCCGTGGAAAAAGGCAACAGTGTGATCGAACGGAACAACTTCAACGAAGGCACCACGATCGCATCGGTAGCTGATATGAAGGACTTGATATTCGAGGGCAATCTGGATGAAAGTGAAGTAGGCAAGGTGCGTTTGGGTATGCCGATCGTGTTGACCATTGGTGCGATCGATGATGCGAAGTGGGATGCCGAGGTGGAATACATCGCCCCGAAAGGAGTGGAAGAAGAAGGCGCGATCCAATTCAAGATCAAAGCCGCTGTGAAACTGCATGAAGGCCAAACGCTGCGAGCAGGATATAGTGCCAATGCCGATATCGTGCTTCAAGAGCGCGACAGCGTGCTGAGCATTCCAGAGTCGGTGATCGACTTCAACGAGGAAGGCGACAGTGCATTCGTAGAAGTTAAAGCAGGCGAAGGCTGGAGCCGTACCTATGTAAAGACAGGCTTAAGTGACGGCATCCACATTGAAGTACTTGATGGTGTAACGGACAGCACCGAATTGAAAGGGGCGGTGATCATGAAAGAGGAAGAGAAGGAGAAGAAAGATGGGCATTGATCTTTATCTTTTTGTATTCCGGCATCTTGGCTCAGCCCGAAGACCTACATTGCAATAGGACTTCGAGCGGAGTCGAGAAGCCCTAGTGCCCGAAGACCTACATTGCAATAGGTCGCCGAGCGGAGTCGAAAAGCCCTAGTGCCCGAAGACCTACATTGCAATAGGTCGCCGAGCGGAGTCGAGGTGCCCTATTGCGCCCTTGGCAACCTATTCGACATGGATCACGTCTCTTTCCCGACCCCTGAACATAATGTCCATACTCAAAGCCACTTTTGCCTCCTGCATCCTTTCAATTCTTTCATTACACCAAGCGGTTGCACAATTCGTTGTGCCTGATGCAGCTTTGGTAACGAAACTCCAATTCTTCGTGCCTGCCGCCATGAACGGCAACGTGTTGGATACCACCCATGCGGATGTACTGAACCTAGCTGTTCTACCGATCTGCTGCGCGGGCATTACGGACCTTAGCGGTGTGGAATACTTCACGGGCCTTGTTGAGCTAAGGGCCAACAACAACGCCATAACGACGTTGAACGAGTTACCACCGAATTTGGAGATATTGAACTTACGCATCAATAACCTCACCAGCCTACCCACCTTGCCGAACACTTTGGAAGACCTGGACTGCTCGGTGAACGTAATTACCGGCCTCCCCGATCTACCCCAAAGCTTGATCGAACTTGATTGTACTTCCAACCAGATCAACAGTCTACCTGCATTGCCTTCTACGCTTGACGCTTTGTATTGTGGTATCAATCCATTGTTCCAACTGCCTACACTTCCCCCCGCACTTCGCCGCTTAGGATGTGTTGCTACATCACTCACCGCATTGCCTACACTTCCTCCGATGATTTGGACAATAGATTGCTCAGGTAATCAGTTATCCGTATTTCCTGCGATCCCAGCTTCATTGCAATACCTCAGCTGCTCGCAGAACAACCTTTCGGTACTTCCCACGTTGCCCACTGGCATGGAATCTTTGGATTGTAGATCGAACCCTTCGTTGGTACTCCCATCACTCCCACCGGCACTTAATGTTTTCTGGTGTGATGCGATCAACATCAACACGCTGCCTCCGCTTCCCAACACGATCATAAGTCTATCCTGTGGCGACCTCAACCTCACTGCGTTGCCAACATTACCTGATTCATTGCAATATTTCAACTGCGCGAATAACCAACTCACCACACTCCCAACTCTACCAAATAGCCTGGATCGTTTCCATTGTGATAATAATGCACTTGGTTCTTTACCAGCACTGCCAAGTAGTTTAACATGGTTTACCTGTTCCAACAATACATTGGCCTGCTTACCCACGTTGCCCAACGGATTGGCTAACCTAAATACCACAGGCAACAACTTGAACTGCCTACCGAACATTCCACTAGCGTATGATCCTGTGTTGAGTGAGCTTGGTTTTCCGCT
This genomic window from Flavobacteriales bacterium contains:
- a CDS encoding TIGR01777 family protein, with the translated sequence MKSKRKIILAGGTGTMGKILQQHFAELGYDVVVLSRSPKTKSATGIRHMHWDASSIGPWAKELESAKAVINLAGRSVDCRYTAKNKALILNSRVNATRVLGDAIAACTTPPETWINLSSATVYRHAEDRPQDEFTGELGTDFSPGIVKAWEKEFFCHTLKGVRQVAVRSAIVLSNQGGAWPMYVGITKAGLGGAHGSGNQFVSWIHEEDVKHFFNWIIDTPTVEGIIDLASPNPLPQRAFMEQIRQHTKPIFHINAPVWMLTIGAFFMGTETELILKSRQVIPTKALQLGYIFKHAHIGGAMTQLFTEQLSK
- a CDS encoding ABC transporter ATP-binding protein, whose protein sequence is MIKLTGIRKSYQMGSNTLEVLKGIDLTIKKGELVSIMGSSGSGKSTLLNIIGILDNLDSGTYLLDGMPIVDLTETRAAQIRSQYIGFVFQSFNLIAFKNAWENVALPLYYQKVSRKIRQEKAYDMLEKVGLRDWAGHMPNELSGGQKQRVAIARALISDPKLILADEPTGALDSTTSSDVMAQLIRVNKELGITVVIVTHEREIANMTDRLIYLKDGLIESHNALIQ
- a CDS encoding ABC transporter permease, with the translated sequence MFDRDKWQEIFDTMSKNKLRTVLTGFSVFWGIAVLVLLLGLAAGLGNGFSYNFRNTAMNSISIWGGETSKIYKGLPPNREIQLDMGDIRALKNIVPGVIDVSGEFRLWRGRSQLNYGKNYGNFTIKGIQPNYQALERQVVTSGRFINEVDQNETRKVIVMAQDAVEALFKKEDPIHKWVQVNGIPFEVVGIYKFESEGRGGNNQSSSVFIPLSAAQKVFHADDKVDRIVFSFADASELGSKQAESRAIAVLSGRHQFDPKDDRALYIDNNVENLSMFNEIFGGINWFTIFIGLGTIIAGIVGVSNIMLIVVKDRTREIGIRKALGATPMNVISQVIMEAIFVTGVFGFFGLFFGFMLIEGLATAIPGSEMFRDPEVKLSVAVGALLLLVLAGAIAGWIPARIAANVRPIEALRDE
- a CDS encoding ABC transporter permease gives rise to the protein MFDSDRWNEIWNTISRNKLRSALTMFGVSWGIFMLMVMLGMGKALERGVQKGFDGWATNSMFLWTQSTSMPYAGFKRGRRFNFNNSDIEAIKANIPKADIVAPRLQLGGWQGANNVTYEGRTGAFNIYGDVPEIIQIQAVEMPRGRFINSKDNHENRKVCVVGPEVVKVLFEGDDPVGHFIKIQGVYFQVIGEYKPKASGDMGENKDANIHIPFLTFQKAFNSMDEVHWFSITGKPGVEVSEIDKEAKALMAKRHKVDPNDVLAFGSWNMQETFGMMNMLFVAIAFISWLVGTLTLVAGVIGISNIMLVNVKERTKEIGIRRSIGASPANIRTQIILEAVSLTFFAGVLGMMAGTLVLEGVVLLDIQSDFFSPPGANITVAAVALLILIVCGLFAGLVPAQRALQIKAVDALRTDK
- a CDS encoding efflux RND transporter periplasmic adaptor subunit, coding for MKRKIFLIFLALSFIGMMGWLISKEMTPPEVYEIVKPEKRTIQKKTVANGSVVPRFEIMIKPTVSGIITELMVEAGDVVKKGDVLAKIQIVPDMISLSSSESRVRQARISVENAQLNFDRNKPLFDKGVIAQAEMDQFRLALNNAQEDQRGAEDNLSVVREGISKSSGSSSNTLVRSTIDGMVLDVPVEKGNSVIERNNFNEGTTIASVADMKDLIFEGNLDESEVGKVRLGMPIVLTIGAIDDAKWDAEVEYIAPKGVEEEGAIQFKIKAAVKLHEGQTLRAGYSANADIVLQERDSVLSIPESVIDFNEEGDSAFVEVKAGEGWSRTYVKTGLSDGIHIEVLDGVTDSTELKGAVIMKEEEKEKKDGH